A single Candidatus Desulfarcum epimagneticum DNA region contains:
- a CDS encoding conserved hypothetical protein (Evidence 4 : Unknown function but conserved in other organisms) — MAHNWSESEVEAAVADYFDMLCLELKGRKYNKTRHRRALIARLNNRSEGSVELKHQNISAVLIEMGVPYIDGYKPRSNYQRALLPDAVSDYLKNHPEVQALFQADSEAAPEIPTVSDFLTAMEAPPSREKRRSPVVAETPAIYNPIGVNYLEREARNQSLGDAGEKFVMNFERARLIRAGKESLADRVDQVSVTVGPSAGFDIRSFEENGSDRFIEAKTTKYGKNTPFFVTPNELRFSRENSSRYFLYRLFKFRADPRMFSLRGHLREKCALEASQFMARPK, encoded by the coding sequence ATGGCTCATAACTGGTCGGAATCTGAGGTCGAGGCGGCTGTCGCGGATTACTTCGACATGCTTTGCCTGGAACTTAAGGGGCGGAAGTATAACAAAACGCGGCATCGCCGCGCATTGATCGCGCGTCTGAATAACCGTTCCGAGGGTTCCGTGGAACTGAAACATCAGAACATCAGCGCCGTTTTGATCGAAATGGGCGTTCCCTATATTGATGGTTACAAGCCCCGGTCAAATTATCAGCGCGCGCTATTGCCTGATGCGGTATCCGACTATTTGAAAAACCACCCGGAAGTTCAGGCGCTGTTTCAGGCTGATTCTGAAGCCGCTCCGGAAATCCCGACGGTCAGCGACTTTCTGACCGCGATGGAAGCCCCTCCATCCCGGGAAAAAAGAAGGAGTCCGGTTGTCGCGGAAACTCCGGCGATATACAACCCAATCGGAGTGAACTACCTCGAACGGGAGGCGCGAAATCAATCGCTCGGAGATGCCGGTGAAAAGTTTGTAATGAATTTCGAGCGAGCCAGGCTCATTCGCGCAGGAAAGGAATCCCTCGCTGATCGTGTCGATCAAGTCTCCGTTACCGTCGGGCCGTCAGCGGGCTTCGACATCCGGTCGTTTGAAGAGAACGGCTCTGATCGATTCATTGAGGCAAAGACAACGAAATACGGAAAAAACACGCCATTTTTCGTCACGCCGAACGAACTCAGATTTTCGCGGGAGAATTCGTCGCGGTACTTCCTGTACCGCCTGTTCAAATTCCGCGCGGACCCGCGAATGTTCTCATTGCGCGGCCACTTGCGAGAAAAATGCGCGCTGGAAGCGTCACAGTTCATGGCGAGGCCGAAATAA
- a CDS encoding conserved hypothetical protein (Evidence 4 : Unknown function but conserved in other organisms): MNKELIGLYWDIGRLIAERQKVEGWGKSVVRKLASDLQAEFPGVRGFSVQNLWYMRQFYIKYHDNSKLQPMVGEISWTKNLVVMARCKDPLEREFYIRMTRKFGWSKNALIHQIENQSQVGLSEAQPNYAAAS, translated from the coding sequence TTGAACAAGGAGCTGATCGGGCTGTATTGGGACATTGGCCGGTTGATTGCGGAGAGGCAAAAAGTCGAAGGATGGGGAAAGTCCGTCGTGCGGAAACTCGCGTCTGATCTTCAGGCGGAGTTCCCCGGCGTTCGGGGATTTTCCGTCCAGAATCTTTGGTATATGCGGCAGTTTTATATTAAATATCATGACAATTCAAAACTCCAACCGATGGTTGGAGAAATCAGTTGGACCAAGAATCTGGTTGTCATGGCCCGTTGCAAGGATCCCCTGGAGCGGGAATTTTATATCCGCATGACCCGAAAATTCGGCTGGTCGAAAAACGCGCTCATTCATCAAATCGAAAACCAATCGCAGGTTGGGTTAAGCGAAGCGCAACCCAACTACGCCGCCGCAAGCTGA
- the ispF gene encoding 2-C-methyl-D-erythritol 2,4-cyclodiphosphate synthase has translation MRVGTGYDVHRLVPGRKLILGGVNIPFEKGLLGHSDADALVHSVCDALLGAAGMDDIGAHFPDASSEFKDISSLILLERTAAMIRKKGFSIVNVDATVFAQAPRISPHKSQMREKLSQTLGISSDRVNIKATTSEGLGMIGEGEGIGAMCSVLLEEKD, from the coding sequence ATGCGAGTGGGGACAGGTTATGATGTGCACCGGCTGGTTCCGGGCCGGAAACTGATCCTGGGGGGAGTGAATATCCCCTTTGAAAAGGGGCTTTTGGGCCATTCCGACGCCGACGCCCTGGTTCATTCCGTTTGCGACGCCCTTCTGGGCGCCGCCGGGATGGATGACATCGGCGCCCATTTCCCGGACGCGTCTTCCGAGTTCAAGGACATCTCCAGCTTGATTCTTCTGGAGCGGACGGCGGCCATGATCAGAAAAAAGGGCTTTTCCATCGTCAATGTCGACGCCACCGTCTTTGCCCAGGCGCCCAGAATCTCCCCCCACAAAAGTCAAATGCGCGAAAAATTATCCCAAACCCTGGGCATCTCTTCCGACCGTGTTAACATCAAGGCCACCACATCCGAAGGGCTTGGAATGATCGGGGAAGGAGAGGGGATCGGGGCCATGTGCTCGGTTCTGCTTGAAGAGAAGGACTGA
- the leuA gene encoding 2-isopropylmalate synthase has protein sequence MPERVYIFDTTLRDGEQSPGVSMNTGEKLRLAAQLEKLGVDVLEAGFPAASPGDFEAVSRIAGKMKRARVAALCRIKKSDIDKAWEAVRHAEKPRVHTFIATSDIHMASKLKMSRDQVLSAIVEGVRYARSLAENVQFSAEDASRSDRDFLCRAIEAAIEAGASVVNLPDTVGYATPVEFGDLFKHVFRRVPNIGRAILGAHCHNDLGLATANTLAAIQAGARQAEVTVNGIGERAGNASLEEVVMAIRTRGDHIPVQTRVEASLIYPTSRLVSMIAGIIVQPNKAVVGANAFSHEAGIHQDGMLKDPMTYQIMNPESVGIEANRLVMGKHSGRRALLTRLNDMGHELSEEELNRVFKRFKELADKKKQVMDEDIEMIVADGVLRTADTFRLEYLNVSAGASVMPMSGVEMTVRGRRFRGAGWGNGPIDSTFNAISELTKTDSELLRFTVSAITGGTDAQGVVTVRLKENGLLALGRGSDPDIITAAAKAYINGLNRLEYLKTHPVKKAQSP, from the coding sequence ATGCCCGAGCGCGTTTACATTTTCGACACCACACTCAGGGACGGGGAGCAGTCCCCCGGCGTGAGCATGAACACGGGCGAAAAGCTCAGACTCGCGGCCCAGCTCGAAAAGCTGGGGGTGGACGTTTTGGAGGCGGGATTTCCGGCGGCCTCCCCCGGGGATTTCGAGGCGGTGTCCCGGATCGCCGGCAAAATGAAAAGAGCCCGGGTGGCGGCGCTTTGCCGGATCAAAAAAAGCGACATCGACAAAGCCTGGGAGGCGGTCCGTCACGCCGAAAAGCCCAGGGTTCACACCTTCATCGCCACCTCGGACATCCACATGGCGAGCAAGCTGAAAATGAGCCGGGACCAGGTTCTTTCGGCCATAGTCGAAGGCGTGAGATACGCCCGGTCCCTGGCCGAAAATGTGCAGTTTTCAGCCGAGGACGCCTCCAGGAGCGACCGGGATTTTTTATGCCGGGCCATTGAGGCGGCCATCGAGGCCGGGGCTTCGGTGGTGAACCTGCCCGACACCGTGGGATACGCGACCCCGGTGGAGTTTGGCGATCTTTTTAAACATGTCTTTCGCCGGGTCCCGAATATCGGCCGGGCCATACTGGGCGCCCACTGCCACAACGACCTGGGGCTGGCCACGGCCAACACCCTGGCGGCCATTCAGGCCGGGGCCCGCCAGGCCGAGGTCACGGTGAACGGCATCGGCGAGCGGGCCGGAAACGCCTCTTTGGAAGAGGTGGTCATGGCCATCCGGACCCGGGGCGACCATATCCCGGTCCAAACCCGGGTCGAGGCGTCCCTGATCTATCCCACCAGCCGCCTGGTGAGCATGATCGCCGGCATCATCGTCCAGCCCAACAAGGCCGTGGTGGGGGCCAACGCCTTTTCCCACGAGGCCGGCATCCACCAGGACGGGATGCTCAAAGACCCCATGACTTACCAGATCATGAATCCGGAGTCCGTCGGAATCGAGGCCAACCGCCTGGTCATGGGCAAACATTCGGGCCGCCGGGCGCTTTTGACCCGTTTGAACGATATGGGGCATGAGCTGTCCGAAGAAGAGCTGAACAGGGTGTTTAAGCGCTTCAAGGAGCTGGCGGACAAAAAAAAGCAGGTCATGGACGAGGACATCGAGATGATCGTGGCCGATGGGGTTTTGCGGACGGCCGACACCTTCCGGCTGGAATACCTGAACGTGAGCGCGGGCGCCTCGGTGATGCCCATGTCCGGGGTGGAGATGACGGTCCGGGGCCGCCGGTTCCGGGGGGCCGGCTGGGGAAACGGACCCATTGACTCCACCTTCAACGCCATCTCCGAACTGACGAAAACCGACTCCGAGCTTTTGCGATTCACGGTCAGCGCCATCACCGGCGGGACCGACGCCCAGGGCGTGGTGACGGTGAGGCTGAAGGAAAACGGCCTTCTGGCGCTGGGCCGGGGATCGGACCCCGACATCATCACCGCCGCCGCAAAGGCCTACATCAACGGCTTAAACCGCCTGGAATACCTCAAAACCCATCCGGTCAAAAAGGCCCAGTCGCCTTGA
- the kdsD gene encoding Arabinose 5-phosphate isomerase KdsD — translation MIIEEAKEVLQIEAEGILSLVDRIDDDFARMAELIYKATGRVIVAGIGKSGIVGRKIVATLNSTGTRSFFLHPVEAMHGDLGIVCPDDIFLALSNSGETEELNILVPSIKKIGCAVIAFTGKTDSTLAQNSDIVIDVGVAKEACPLGLAPTSSTTALLAMGDALAVVLINKKHFKAGDFKRFHPGGALGQRLCRKVGDLMPAGGLFPKVFQGAPMRDAVRETDRLELGLTVVVQKNGSLAGLITDGDIRRILLRHSDFLDRPVDDFMTKNPRSVHPDSPVYDALNIMERHQITALPIVGDGEKVEGILHLHEILGKGEFKFNGLQ, via the coding sequence ATGATCATTGAAGAAGCAAAGGAGGTCCTTCAAATCGAGGCCGAAGGAATACTGAGCCTCGTGGACCGCATTGACGACGACTTCGCCCGCATGGCGGAGCTGATTTATAAAGCCACCGGGCGGGTCATCGTGGCCGGCATCGGAAAATCGGGCATCGTGGGCCGAAAAATCGTGGCCACTTTAAACAGCACCGGGACCCGGTCTTTTTTCCTTCATCCGGTGGAGGCCATGCACGGGGACCTGGGCATTGTCTGCCCCGACGATATCTTTCTGGCGCTGTCCAACAGCGGGGAGACGGAGGAGCTGAACATTCTGGTGCCCAGCATCAAAAAAATCGGGTGCGCGGTGATCGCCTTCACCGGAAAAACCGACTCCACCCTGGCCCAAAACAGCGATATCGTCATTGATGTGGGGGTGGCCAAAGAGGCGTGCCCCCTGGGCCTTGCGCCCACTTCCAGCACCACCGCCCTTCTGGCCATGGGAGACGCCCTGGCCGTGGTTTTAATCAACAAAAAACATTTCAAAGCCGGCGATTTCAAACGGTTTCACCCCGGCGGGGCCCTGGGCCAGCGGCTGTGCCGAAAGGTCGGGGACCTCATGCCGGCCGGGGGGCTTTTTCCCAAAGTTTTCCAGGGCGCCCCCATGCGCGACGCCGTCCGGGAGACGGACCGCCTGGAGCTGGGGCTCACGGTGGTCGTCCAGAAAAACGGGTCGCTGGCCGGCCTTATCACCGACGGCGACATCCGCCGAATCCTTCTGCGCCATTCGGACTTCCTGGACCGGCCGGTGGACGACTTCATGACGAAAAATCCCCGCTCGGTCCACCCCGACTCCCCGGTTTATGACGCCCTGAACATCATGGAGCGGCATCAGATCACGGCCCTTCCCATCGTCGGCGACGGCGAAAAAGTGGAGGGAATCCTTCATCTGCACGAAATCCTGGGCAAAGGGGAATTCAAATTCAACGGACTTCAATAA
- a CDS encoding 3-deoxy-7-phosphoheptulonate synthase, translating into MADLTIHPLESWGFPIKGKLVIAGPCSAESEEQVMETALALAGGPVHLLRAGIWKPRTRPDSFEGVGAKGLKWLKKAGKAAGLPVVVEAACPEHVRQCLDHGIDAIWIGARTTVNPFAVQAIADSLAGVDIPVLVKNPVNPDVGLWIGALERLSRAGLLKLAAIHRGFSSFQKNEYRNRPHWEMVIELRRKIPHLPVVCDPSHICGNRTLLSEVSQTAMDLLMDGLMIECHIDPDRALSDAGQQLRPERLWALLNALEMKKESAADPEFHLQIDKMRRKIDDIDFRLMRLLGERMEISRMIGREKKKKKISILQPSRWRHIVKNRTAAGEKMNLSRAFTFDLFQKIHRESIRNQRLGKK; encoded by the coding sequence ATGGCCGATTTAACCATCCATCCCCTTGAAAGCTGGGGCTTTCCCATCAAAGGCAAGCTGGTCATCGCCGGTCCGTGCAGCGCCGAGTCCGAAGAGCAGGTCATGGAAACGGCCCTGGCCCTGGCCGGGGGCCCGGTCCATCTTCTGCGGGCCGGGATATGGAAGCCGCGCACCCGCCCCGATTCCTTTGAGGGGGTGGGCGCCAAAGGGCTCAAATGGCTTAAAAAAGCCGGGAAGGCCGCCGGTCTTCCGGTGGTGGTGGAGGCGGCCTGCCCCGAGCATGTCCGCCAGTGTCTGGATCATGGAATCGACGCCATCTGGATCGGGGCCCGGACCACGGTGAACCCCTTCGCCGTCCAGGCCATCGCCGACTCCCTTGCGGGCGTGGACATCCCGGTCCTGGTGAAAAATCCGGTCAACCCCGATGTGGGGCTTTGGATCGGGGCGCTGGAGCGCCTGAGCCGGGCCGGGCTTTTGAAACTGGCGGCCATCCACCGGGGATTTTCATCTTTTCAAAAAAACGAGTACCGAAACCGGCCCCACTGGGAGATGGTCATTGAGCTGCGCCGGAAAATTCCCCATCTCCCGGTTGTGTGCGATCCCAGCCACATCTGCGGAAACCGGACGCTTTTGTCCGAGGTCTCCCAGACCGCCATGGACCTGCTCATGGACGGGCTGATGATCGAGTGCCACATCGACCCGGACCGCGCTTTGAGCGACGCGGGCCAGCAGCTGCGGCCGGAAAGGCTTTGGGCGCTTTTAAACGCCCTTGAGATGAAAAAAGAATCGGCCGCCGACCCGGAATTTCACCTTCAGATCGATAAAATGCGCCGGAAAATCGACGACATCGACTTCCGCCTGATGAGGCTTTTAGGGGAAAGAATGGAGATATCCCGGATGATCGGCCGGGAAAAAAAGAAAAAGAAAATCTCCATCCTCCAGCCCAGCCGGTGGAGACACATCGTGAAAAACCGGACAGCGGCCGGGGAAAAAATGAATCTTTCCCGGGCATTCACCTTTGACCTGTTTCAAAAAATACACCGGGAATCCATCCGAAACCAGCGACTGGGTAAAAAATGA
- the pfkA gene encoding ATP-dependent 6-phosphofructokinase yields MNLHDTAIARLGEPSIPSPIRHAGLVSDRDRVVIETDHARLSALAGQGKDLPSFEKAGPGKTIYFDPGKLKCAIVTCGGLCPGLNDIIRAIVLELWHGYGVRNILGARHGLQGFVPAYGHDFVELTPESVDGIQNRGGSVLGSSRGPQDMDEIVSALDRANIGALFMIGGDGSLKAADKIAETLAQRGLKIAVVGVPKTIDNDICMTSRSFGFDTAVEIATQAVKAAHNEATGYPGGIGLIKLMGRHSGFIAATAAIAQQDVNFVLIPEVDFDLEGPGGLLDALSRRLERRGHAVIVAAEGAGRKFFDPAPKSFDASGNERLQDIGLFLKEAISRHFAEKSAEISIKYIDPSYMIRSLPANANDSAFCGLLGRDAAHAAMAGKTRLMIGALNDEFAHIPIRMAVGKRKQVDPAGKLWIGALESTGQGQLKRAGV; encoded by the coding sequence ATGAATCTCCATGACACGGCCATCGCCCGCCTGGGCGAGCCCTCCATTCCGTCCCCCATCCGCCACGCCGGGCTTGTGAGCGACCGGGACCGGGTGGTCATTGAAACCGACCACGCCCGGCTCTCGGCCCTGGCCGGGCAGGGCAAAGACCTGCCCTCCTTTGAAAAGGCGGGCCCCGGGAAAACCATCTACTTTGACCCCGGCAAGCTCAAATGCGCCATCGTCACCTGCGGCGGCCTGTGCCCGGGGCTCAACGACATCATCCGCGCCATTGTGCTGGAGCTGTGGCATGGATACGGGGTGAGAAACATACTGGGCGCCCGGCACGGGCTTCAGGGGTTTGTCCCCGCATACGGGCACGACTTTGTGGAGCTGACCCCGGAATCGGTGGACGGCATCCAGAACCGGGGAGGCTCGGTCCTGGGCTCCTCCCGGGGGCCCCAGGACATGGATGAGATCGTGTCGGCCCTGGACCGGGCCAATATCGGCGCGCTTTTTATGATCGGCGGGGACGGGTCTTTGAAGGCGGCGGACAAAATCGCCGAAACACTGGCCCAAAGGGGGCTTAAAATCGCCGTGGTGGGGGTCCCCAAAACCATCGACAACGACATCTGCATGACATCGCGCTCCTTCGGGTTCGACACGGCGGTGGAGATCGCCACCCAGGCCGTCAAGGCGGCCCACAACGAGGCCACCGGGTATCCCGGCGGAATCGGGCTCATCAAACTCATGGGCCGGCATTCCGGTTTCATCGCCGCCACCGCCGCCATCGCCCAGCAGGATGTGAACTTTGTGCTGATCCCGGAGGTGGATTTCGACCTTGAGGGTCCCGGGGGCCTTCTGGACGCCCTGTCCCGCCGCCTGGAGCGCCGGGGCCACGCCGTGATCGTGGCGGCCGAGGGCGCGGGCCGGAAATTTTTCGACCCGGCGCCCAAATCCTTCGACGCGTCGGGAAACGAGCGCCTCCAGGACATCGGGCTGTTTTTAAAAGAGGCCATCTCACGTCATTTCGCCGAAAAGAGCGCGGAGATCTCCATCAAATACATTGATCCCAGCTACATGATCCGAAGCCTTCCGGCAAACGCCAACGACAGCGCCTTTTGCGGCCTTCTGGGCCGGGACGCGGCGCACGCGGCCATGGCGGGGAAAACCCGGCTGATGATCGGGGCCTTAAACGATGAGTTCGCTCATATTCCCATCCGCATGGCCGTGGGAAAACGAAAACAGGTGGACCCCGCGGGAAAACTGTGGATCGGGGCGCTGGAGTCCACCGGGCAGGGGCAGCTTAAACGCGCCGGGGTCTGA
- a CDS encoding conserved hypothetical protein (Evidence 4 : Unknown function but conserved in other organisms) → MNPSDLAYAAYRALTSLAFFLSWPFLRLHSLLWLRSSPAMAQRLGVLDGILRPRLPKASPRPRIWVHAVSVGEAGSALAIIRSLEEIIPDVDVVLSVSTFYGHGFARERLGPGAALIYPPLDFPRSVRRALKTVAPDVLVCLETEIWPNFLTAAKAMGIRTAIVNGRISERSVGGYLKIRPLIRRVLDQVDVLSMISQGDCDRIKQLGAEEDRLQINGNAKYDALAGRADPDLEKKTRRLYNAPPGRPVFVAGSVRSPEETLILDAYKKILGLFPDTLLILFPRHIQRAGEWMETAARRGFSRRLRTRLDGRPGSQTAQVVIGDTIGELFGVYSVATLVFCGGSLTPKGGQNILEPAAWGKPVLYGPSMEDFMDAKNLLEETGGGVQVKDGDDLARKAVYYFSHPREAEKVGRAAKKAAGLNRGSAGRHARAIQGLLDV, encoded by the coding sequence TTGAATCCCAGTGACCTGGCTTACGCCGCATACCGGGCCCTGACCTCCCTGGCCTTTTTTTTGTCCTGGCCCTTTTTAAGGCTCCATTCCCTGCTTTGGCTCCGCTCCTCCCCGGCCATGGCCCAGAGGCTGGGCGTCCTTGACGGAATCCTTCGCCCCCGGCTTCCCAAGGCGTCCCCGCGCCCCCGGATATGGGTTCACGCGGTCTCCGTGGGAGAGGCGGGCTCGGCTTTGGCCATCATCCGGTCCCTGGAAGAAATCATTCCCGACGTGGATGTCGTTTTGTCCGTGTCCACCTTTTACGGCCACGGGTTCGCCCGGGAAAGGCTTGGGCCCGGCGCGGCGCTCATTTACCCCCCGCTTGATTTTCCCCGCTCGGTGAGACGGGCGCTCAAAACCGTCGCCCCCGACGTCCTGGTGTGCCTGGAGACGGAAATATGGCCCAATTTTCTCACCGCGGCCAAAGCCATGGGAATCCGGACCGCCATTGTTAACGGAAGAATTTCAGAGCGCTCGGTGGGCGGCTATTTAAAAATCCGCCCCCTGATCCGCCGCGTCCTGGACCAGGTGGATGTGTTGAGCATGATCAGCCAGGGAGATTGTGACCGGATCAAACAGCTGGGGGCCGAAGAAGACCGGCTTCAAATCAACGGAAACGCCAAATACGACGCGCTGGCGGGCCGGGCGGACCCGGATCTGGAAAAAAAGACCCGGCGGCTCTACAATGCCCCCCCGGGCCGGCCGGTTTTTGTGGCCGGCAGCGTTCGAAGCCCTGAGGAGACTCTGATCCTGGACGCGTATAAAAAGATATTGGGTCTCTTCCCGGACACGCTTCTGATCCTGTTTCCCCGGCATATCCAGCGGGCCGGGGAGTGGATGGAGACGGCGGCGCGGCGGGGCTTTTCCCGCCGGCTTCGGACCCGGCTGGACGGGCGTCCGGGCTCCCAAACCGCCCAGGTGGTGATCGGCGACACCATCGGGGAGCTTTTCGGGGTTTACAGCGTCGCCACCCTGGTGTTTTGCGGGGGAAGCCTGACGCCCAAAGGCGGCCAGAACATCCTGGAGCCGGCGGCCTGGGGAAAGCCCGTGCTTTACGGGCCCTCCATGGAGGATTTCATGGACGCCAAAAACCTGCTGGAGGAAACCGGGGGCGGGGTCCAGGTGAAAGACGGGGACGATCTGGCCCGAAAGGCCGTTTATTATTTTTCCCATCCCCGGGAGGCCGAAAAGGTGGGGCGGGCGGCGAAAAAAGCGGCGGGCCTTAATCGCGGCTCGGCCGGCAGACACGCCCGGGCGATACAGGGGCTTTTGGACGTTTAA
- a CDS encoding hypothetical protein (Evidence 5 : Unknown function) has translation MAGEYAQNAIIPDGFFKDSPAEETRAFVSDFKGAFDEEPGFIEALSYDTAMILFKLATRPDVLSREHLKDAILDLRNYPGVTGPTSFYSSGDVWKSLNILKIENDRFKSVESQ, from the coding sequence ATGGCCGGGGAGTACGCCCAAAACGCCATTATTCCCGACGGTTTTTTTAAAGACAGCCCGGCCGAAGAGACCCGGGCCTTTGTGTCCGATTTCAAAGGCGCGTTCGACGAGGAGCCCGGCTTTATCGAGGCCCTGTCCTACGACACCGCCATGATTCTGTTCAAACTCGCCACCCGTCCGGATGTGTTGTCCCGGGAGCACCTGAAAGACGCCATTTTAGACCTGCGCAATTATCCCGGCGTGACCGGCCCCACATCCTTTTATTCATCGGGGGATGTCTGGAAAAGCCTCAATATTCTTAAAATCGAAAACGACAGATTTAAAAGCGTTGAATCCCAGTGA
- a CDS encoding hypothetical protein (Evidence 5 : Unknown function), with translation MAMMMTKSRDLFMTLMALFLCLFGFSCSGKAPIVPPPGAETGEVRLVRDVYRPKRQKAPEGLFKQIPPQSLFKDKAHVDDRTEYEKYLSGFRGGPVSSPPLMKAGKMHEPPDFSLPGPPDRFAFLYPEAEFSLNDEISLVETRYNDAEYQKVIETGEDILRRGVSSEERFRLSRIMASSYAATGEAEKGMALLREFLEDFPGDENIPAVRALMKRLGRGLRRDGEIRAIGCLLPLSGPYEIYGRKALKGIELALMTLGARENRPRVKIIIKDTESDPDVAVRSVAELDKAGAMGIVGPITPLLQAAAESQSREVPIITLTQKDGVADIGDYVFRNFLTPLMQVEALVAHSFKKLDARRFAILYPNENYGIAFMELFRDQVMAYGGSIAGQESYDAADTDFAEPIGKLARLYYERLERAPEMTEEEALHYHAWRLHLDPDYSPPPPPRRRAP, from the coding sequence ATGGCCATGATGATGACAAAATCCCGCGACCTTTTCATGACGCTGATGGCGCTCTTTTTGTGCCTTTTCGGTTTTTCATGCTCCGGAAAGGCGCCGATCGTCCCCCCGCCGGGCGCGGAGACCGGCGAGGTTCGCCTGGTCCGGGACGTTTACCGCCCGAAAAGACAAAAGGCCCCCGAGGGCCTTTTTAAACAAATCCCGCCCCAAAGCCTGTTTAAAGACAAGGCCCATGTGGACGACCGCACCGAGTATGAGAAATACCTGTCCGGTTTCCGGGGCGGCCCGGTTTCCAGTCCCCCGCTGATGAAGGCCGGGAAAATGCATGAGCCCCCGGATTTTTCGCTCCCCGGCCCCCCGGATCGTTTCGCCTTTCTTTACCCGGAAGCGGAATTCAGCCTCAACGACGAGATATCCCTGGTGGAAACCCGCTACAATGACGCCGAATATCAAAAAGTCATTGAGACCGGCGAGGACATTCTCAGGCGCGGCGTGTCCTCCGAAGAAAGATTCAGGCTCTCCCGGATCATGGCCAGCTCCTACGCCGCCACCGGCGAGGCGGAAAAAGGCATGGCGCTTTTAAGAGAATTTCTGGAGGATTTCCCCGGGGATGAAAACATCCCGGCGGTCAGGGCCCTGATGAAACGGCTGGGCCGCGGCCTGAGACGGGACGGTGAGATCCGGGCCATCGGCTGTCTTCTGCCCTTAAGCGGTCCCTACGAGATATACGGCCGCAAAGCCCTCAAGGGAATCGAGCTGGCCCTGATGACTTTGGGCGCGAGGGAAAACCGTCCCCGGGTCAAGATCATTATCAAAGACACGGAATCGGACCCGGACGTCGCGGTCCGGTCCGTGGCCGAGCTGGACAAAGCGGGGGCCATGGGGATCGTCGGCCCCATCACGCCGCTTCTCCAGGCGGCGGCCGAGTCCCAGTCCAGGGAAGTTCCCATTATCACCCTGACCCAGAAAGACGGCGTGGCGGACATCGGGGACTATGTGTTTCGAAATTTTTTGACGCCCCTGATGCAGGTGGAGGCGCTGGTGGCCCATTCTTTCAAGAAGCTGGACGCCCGCCGCTTCGCTATTTTGTATCCCAATGAAAATTACGGCATCGCCTTCATGGAGCTTTTCCGGGATCAGGTCATGGCCTATGGCGGCTCCATCGCGGGGCAGGAGTCCTATGACGCCGCCGACACGGACTTCGCCGAACCCATCGGAAAACTGGCCCGGCTGTACTACGAGCGGCTGGAGAGGGCCCCGGAGATGACCGAGGAAGAGGCCCTCCACTACCATGCCTGGCGGCTGCATCTGGATCCGGACTATTCGCCCCCCCCCCCTCCCCGAAGGCGGGCCCCTTGA